From Neobacillus sp. PS2-9, the proteins below share one genomic window:
- a CDS encoding prepilin peptidase, whose amino-acid sequence MWSTYLLIILLIICVITDLKESKIYNAVLFPFLIIAWVFHIITGGWHGLTEALLGTAVGLGILLIPYLLGGMGAGDVKLLAVIGGIKGISFVLMASIYMALAGGIMAILFLFYRKGLLKRVIYLLHGLRHGIRLPLLEDSNSMKTTLPYGVAIAAGAIYQAYFPGVLFQ is encoded by the coding sequence ATGTGGAGTACCTATTTATTAATTATTCTCTTAATCATTTGTGTAATCACCGACTTAAAGGAAAGTAAAATTTATAATGCGGTATTATTTCCCTTTTTAATAATTGCATGGGTGTTTCATATTATTACAGGGGGATGGCACGGGTTGACAGAAGCCCTCCTTGGTACCGCTGTTGGTTTGGGTATATTATTAATTCCTTATCTCCTAGGCGGAATGGGTGCAGGAGATGTGAAACTTCTTGCTGTAATCGGTGGAATAAAAGGAATAAGTTTTGTTTTAATGGCTTCAATATACATGGCACTTGCAGGAGGAATCATGGCCATCTTATTTCTATTTTATCGTAAAGGACTGTTAAAGAGAGTAATTTACCTGCTACATGGACTGCGTCATGGGATAAGACTTCCTCTATTGGAAGATAGCAACTCGATGAAAACAACTCTACCTTACGGGGTAGCTATTGCAGCGGGAGCTATCTATCAAGCATATTTTCCCGGAGTTCTTTTCCAATGA
- a CDS encoding DUF192 domain-containing protein: MKVVNLSNGAELANNLSTADTFFKRLKGLMFSKSLPAGHGLLIQPCQSIHTFFMNYSIDVLYLSEDFEIVGLDETVKPATVGKYHKRAKSVLELPAGMIQKTETKIGNYLTIN; the protein is encoded by the coding sequence GTGAAAGTCGTGAATCTGTCAAACGGAGCGGAACTGGCAAACAATCTATCAACAGCTGATACCTTTTTTAAAAGATTAAAAGGGCTGATGTTTTCGAAAAGTTTACCAGCAGGACACGGCTTGTTAATCCAACCCTGCCAATCCATTCACACATTCTTCATGAATTATTCCATCGATGTCCTTTACTTAAGTGAAGATTTTGAAATTGTAGGCCTGGACGAAACGGTAAAGCCTGCAACAGTAGGAAAGTATCACAAAAGAGCAAAGTCAGTCTTAGAATTGCCAGCAGGCATGATTCAAAAAACGGAAACAAAAATTGGAAACTATTTAACTATAAATTGA
- the cpaB gene encoding Flp pilus assembly protein CpaB → MKSKMVLLLSLVMGMITTFLFFQYTKQMNTQKVSTVVMTDVVVAKEKIDKNEKIAADKLEVVQKPAKDVLPQTIKSVSEAEGKLAIAMIEKGEPILSHRLGSEKEEGVYVSRKVMEGYRAVTVGVNINQSVSNLIEPEDEVDVVFTKVVKDATNQPIPQSVILLEKARVLAVGRKMQTPEQTKEPYTEYSSVTLELKPEDALKLVNASEEGKIHFILNKRPLMDEGTNTKANQ, encoded by the coding sequence TTGAAGTCGAAGATGGTATTACTGCTATCACTTGTGATGGGAATGATCACAACATTTTTGTTTTTTCAATATACAAAGCAAATGAATACACAAAAGGTTTCTACTGTCGTGATGACCGATGTTGTAGTGGCAAAAGAAAAAATAGATAAAAATGAAAAAATTGCGGCAGACAAATTAGAAGTGGTACAAAAACCGGCGAAAGATGTACTTCCACAAACGATAAAGTCTGTGTCGGAAGCAGAAGGAAAACTAGCAATAGCGATGATTGAAAAAGGGGAGCCCATACTATCACATCGTCTTGGTTCGGAGAAAGAAGAAGGGGTTTATGTATCCCGGAAAGTCATGGAAGGGTACCGTGCTGTAACAGTAGGGGTAAACATAAATCAGTCTGTCTCCAATTTAATAGAGCCGGAGGATGAAGTGGATGTAGTTTTCACAAAAGTAGTAAAAGATGCTACCAATCAACCAATCCCTCAATCAGTAATTTTGCTAGAAAAGGCAAGGGTATTAGCAGTGGGTAGAAAAATGCAGACGCCTGAACAGACGAAAGAGCCCTATACGGAATACAGTTCAGTAACATTAGAACTAAAACCCGAGGATGCGCTAAAGCTAGTTAATGCTTCGGAAGAAGGTAAGATTCATTTCATTCTAAATAAACGGCCGTTAATGGATGAAGGTACGAATACAAAGGCAAATCAATAA
- a CDS encoding fumarylacetoacetate hydrolase family protein — translation MKFVTVQQNNESFVGVVNSENTKVLLLNPTEEARGGSATFPTTIQECIALGDPFIDQVQILLDWVETSGQAEMYYLPIEEFTLLAPIPRPTKNIFCVGKNYVEHALELGSAEDIPEHVMVFTKAPTTVTGPGTVVLNHQSVTKQLDYEGELAVIIGKKGSGIKKEEALDYVFGYTIINDVTARDLQAKHKQFFIGKSLDTTCPMGPWIVHKSLIENPNHLHIETKVNGEVRQSSNTEKFIFPIEDIISVLSAGMTLEPGDIIATGTPAGVGKGFNPPRFLKPGDQIEIFVESIGTLTNTIEE, via the coding sequence ATGAAATTTGTGACAGTGCAACAGAATAATGAAAGCTTTGTTGGGGTAGTAAATTCTGAGAACACCAAGGTGTTATTACTCAATCCAACAGAAGAAGCAAGGGGTGGTTCAGCCACTTTCCCCACCACCATACAAGAATGTATTGCACTAGGCGATCCTTTTATTGACCAAGTACAAATATTGCTAGATTGGGTAGAAACTAGTGGACAAGCTGAAATGTATTATCTTCCTATCGAGGAATTCACCTTGCTTGCTCCGATTCCAAGGCCAACCAAAAATATCTTTTGTGTAGGAAAGAATTACGTTGAGCATGCGCTTGAATTGGGAAGTGCGGAGGATATCCCAGAACATGTAATGGTCTTTACGAAGGCACCTACAACTGTTACCGGGCCGGGTACCGTTGTTTTAAATCATCAGTCTGTAACAAAACAACTTGATTATGAAGGGGAATTAGCTGTCATTATTGGGAAAAAGGGAAGCGGAATCAAAAAGGAAGAGGCGCTTGATTATGTTTTTGGTTATACCATTATTAATGATGTAACTGCTAGAGACCTTCAAGCAAAACATAAGCAATTTTTCATAGGGAAGAGTTTAGATACCACCTGTCCAATGGGACCATGGATTGTGCATAAAAGCTTAATTGAAAATCCTAACCACTTACACATTGAAACAAAAGTAAATGGAGAAGTAAGACAAAGCTCAAATACCGAGAAGTTTATATTTCCAATTGAAGATATAATCTCTGTTCTATCAGCTGGTATGACACTTGAACCGGGCGATATTATCGCAACGGGAACTCCAGCAGGGGTAGGGAAAGGATTTAATCCTCCTAGATTTCTAAAGCCGGGAGATCAGATTGAAATTTTTGTAGAAAGTATCGGAACTTTAACGAATACGATTGAAGAATAA
- a CDS encoding CpaF family protein, translating to MGLLNRIQEKNNNQFVKEPKLIDITLESPTPSPMLEVRQVFKEQKSKETKKESKKESVKVRQLDKNQELKNVLHKKILHELKEQEIEEIIPQLDGMAVEIIKDDEDFRGQIDRKKVVNELINDLTGFGPINPLLLDEDVSEVMVNGPNQVYCERKGKLVLTPVQFRDNEHVMSVIEKIVAPLGRRIDESSPMVDARLPDGSRVNAIIPPLALNGPTITIRKFSKDPYQIEDLINFGTVTEEMAIFLDACVKARLNIFVSGGTGSGKTTTLNVLSNFIPEDERIVTIEDAAEIQLGQEHVVSLESRPPNIEGKGSISIRDLVRNSLRMRPDRVIIGEVRGGEALDMLQAMNTGHDGSLATGHSNSPRDMIARLETMVLLAGVDLPVKAIREQIAGAIDVIIQQSRLKDGSRKITNITEVQGMEGDIIVLQDIFTFQQEGLNPEGKIIGRLVPTGVRPKFYEKLEASGIHIPASVFIDHHEEWRK from the coding sequence ATGGGTCTATTAAATCGAATCCAAGAAAAGAACAACAATCAATTCGTTAAAGAACCAAAATTAATAGATATTACGCTTGAAAGTCCGACTCCTTCACCAATGTTAGAGGTTAGACAAGTCTTTAAGGAGCAAAAATCCAAAGAGACGAAGAAAGAAAGTAAAAAAGAGTCCGTAAAGGTTCGTCAGCTTGACAAAAACCAGGAGCTAAAGAATGTTCTCCATAAAAAGATACTACATGAGTTAAAAGAACAGGAAATCGAAGAAATCATTCCACAACTAGATGGTATGGCTGTAGAAATTATTAAAGATGATGAGGATTTTCGTGGTCAAATTGATAGGAAAAAAGTGGTTAATGAGCTAATCAATGATTTAACAGGATTTGGTCCGATAAATCCACTTCTTTTGGATGAGGACGTTTCCGAGGTAATGGTAAATGGACCTAATCAAGTGTATTGTGAGCGGAAAGGCAAGCTAGTTCTAACACCGGTACAATTTCGTGATAATGAACATGTAATGAGTGTAATCGAAAAAATTGTTGCTCCACTCGGTCGAAGAATTGATGAAAGCTCACCAATGGTGGATGCCAGACTTCCAGATGGCTCTCGTGTAAATGCCATCATTCCCCCTTTAGCTTTAAATGGACCAACGATTACGATTCGTAAGTTCTCAAAGGACCCTTACCAGATTGAAGACTTAATCAACTTCGGAACAGTTACAGAGGAAATGGCAATTTTCCTTGATGCATGCGTAAAAGCAAGGCTAAATATTTTTGTCAGTGGTGGAACAGGTTCAGGTAAAACAACTACGCTGAATGTCTTGTCCAATTTTATTCCAGAGGATGAAAGAATTGTCACAATTGAGGATGCAGCCGAAATTCAACTAGGACAAGAGCATGTGGTATCTTTAGAATCCCGTCCGCCTAATATTGAAGGAAAAGGCTCAATCTCCATTCGTGACCTAGTTCGGAACTCATTAAGGATGAGGCCTGACAGAGTCATTATTGGTGAGGTTCGTGGTGGAGAGGCCCTAGATATGCTCCAAGCCATGAATACGGGACATGATGGGTCACTAGCTACAGGACACTCAAATAGCCCAAGGGATATGATTGCGCGGCTTGAAACAATGGTGTTATTAGCCGGAGTAGATCTCCCTGTTAAAGCGATTAGGGAACAGATTGCAGGTGCCATTGATGTAATTATCCAACAATCCCGATTAAAAGATGGTTCTAGAAAAATTACTAATATTACTGAAGTACAAGGTATGGAAGGCGATATCATTGTCCTTCAAGATATTTTTACCTTTCAACAAGAAGGCTTGAACCCTGAAGGGAAAATCATTGGAAGACTTGTTCCAACGGGTGTAAGACCCAAATTTTATGAGAAGCTGGAGGCTTCTGGTATTCATATTCCTGCATCAGTGTTTATCGATCATCATGAGGAGTGGCGAAAATGA
- a CDS encoding pilus assembly protein TadG-related protein — MRNFFNKFLKDEKGNVLILGAISLMTILCMAGLAIDGSLIYMEKAKLQKVANAAVLSGAQELPNTEQKVTNTVQYILDAHKATSTLTNLDINMGSKVTTRLTKPVNLTFMKLFGFEKVDVTAKATAGLGVIGKAVGAAPLGIDESVVLEYNKTYQLKVDSSGVSSGNFGILALSGPGAKTYEQNLRFGYSELLKIGDVVDTQTGNIAGSTRSAINERVNGCTQPPGDYSLRSCSRILLVPVYKPYNYTSNQLKQVKVTGFAYFYITDPMSSTDTSIKGVFIKRAGAGTFDVGALDRGAYSIRLTE, encoded by the coding sequence ATGCGTAACTTTTTTAATAAATTTCTAAAGGATGAAAAAGGGAATGTTCTCATTCTAGGTGCAATCTCACTAATGACAATTCTATGCATGGCAGGTCTGGCGATAGATGGAAGCCTTATTTATATGGAAAAAGCGAAGTTACAAAAGGTTGCAAATGCAGCCGTTCTTTCTGGTGCACAGGAGCTGCCGAATACGGAACAAAAGGTTACTAATACGGTTCAATACATTTTAGATGCACATAAGGCAACTAGCACGTTAACAAATCTTGATATTAACATGGGAAGTAAAGTTACCACACGGTTAACGAAACCGGTTAACTTAACGTTTATGAAATTATTTGGTTTCGAAAAAGTAGACGTCACAGCCAAAGCTACAGCAGGTCTAGGAGTGATAGGAAAAGCAGTAGGGGCTGCACCATTAGGAATCGACGAAAGTGTGGTTCTTGAATATAACAAAACTTACCAACTAAAAGTTGACTCGTCAGGAGTATCTTCAGGTAATTTCGGCATTTTGGCACTTAGTGGACCTGGAGCAAAAACCTATGAACAAAATTTAAGATTCGGATATTCAGAACTTCTAAAGATAGGCGATGTCGTTGACACGCAAACAGGGAATATAGCAGGGAGTACAAGATCAGCAATAAATGAACGGGTAAATGGCTGTACACAGCCACCAGGTGATTACAGTTTACGTAGTTGTTCTAGAATTCTGCTTGTACCGGTTTATAAACCTTACAACTATACGAGTAATCAATTAAAACAGGTAAAAGTCACTGGTTTTGCCTATTTTTATATTACAGATCCAATGAGTTCGACAGATACTTCTATAAAAGGAGTTTTTATAAAAAGGGCTGGAGCAGGGACGTTTGATGTGGGTGCGCTGGACCGAGGAGCATACAGCATACGATTAACGGAGTAG
- a CDS encoding type II secretion system F family protein, giving the protein MIYLSLFLTVTLGIYGILILRTEKKVSVQERLSFFLLNNEQEQKTELNEEEHLTFYKRFIMPLFVDFKKSFKKRMPGEKEARIDKKVQMAGSPFGMTAVDFRIIQLISIIVLPMIFFGYGTLLNAGKGIVVIFVLFGILIGFFAPHFYLKQKTKARKHMALREFPDILDLLTVSLEAGLGFDAAITKVIAKKDGPLSMELHRCLEEIRLGKTRREALTGIKERLDVDEIKSFIGSVLQAEKLGIGMVQVLRVIANEVREQRKQRAEETAMKAPIKMLFPLVLFIFPSLFIVLLGPAVIQVIETFKNG; this is encoded by the coding sequence ATGATTTACCTTTCACTATTCTTAACTGTCACTTTAGGTATCTATGGTATTTTAATTCTAAGAACCGAAAAAAAGGTCTCAGTTCAAGAGCGGTTAAGTTTCTTCTTATTAAATAATGAACAAGAGCAGAAAACTGAGTTAAATGAAGAAGAACATCTGACTTTTTATAAAAGATTCATCATGCCGTTGTTCGTAGATTTTAAAAAGAGTTTTAAAAAGAGAATGCCTGGGGAAAAGGAAGCGAGAATTGATAAAAAGGTACAAATGGCTGGAAGTCCCTTTGGAATGACAGCAGTTGACTTCCGAATCATTCAATTGATTTCAATCATCGTCCTCCCAATGATTTTCTTTGGATACGGTACTTTATTAAATGCTGGGAAAGGGATCGTTGTCATCTTTGTTCTTTTTGGAATCCTTATTGGTTTTTTTGCCCCTCATTTCTATTTAAAGCAGAAAACGAAGGCTAGGAAGCATATGGCATTAAGAGAATTTCCGGATATTTTAGATCTATTGACGGTTAGTCTTGAAGCAGGACTAGGGTTTGATGCAGCAATAACAAAAGTAATTGCAAAAAAGGATGGTCCTCTATCGATGGAATTACACCGCTGCTTAGAGGAAATTCGCCTGGGTAAAACGCGGAGAGAGGCATTGACAGGAATCAAAGAGAGACTGGATGTTGATGAAATAAAATCATTCATTGGAAGTGTTTTGCAGGCGGAAAAGCTTGGAATAGGAATGGTCCAAGTGTTGAGAGTCATTGCCAATGAAGTCAGGGAACAAAGAAAGCAACGAGCAGAAGAAACAGCCATGAAAGCGCCAATAAAAATGCTCTTCCCTTTAGTTCTTTTCATTTTCCCTAGTTTATTTATCGTATTGTTGGGACCGGCAGTTATTCAAGTTATTGAAACGTTTAAAAATGGATAA
- a CDS encoding type II secretion system F family protein, whose product MISLLILFFLLTSTFFFWFFFRIFIRPENKLQSRMQHYLSIEEKEKVSLEKVDGKQISLLKVMNERIQKKVLTKEKNNRLELKIAQAGLPLKPEEYILFQWILTALIGGIFYLIMGNLLFLPVGSVIGFLMPKWFLRKKQRERVSKFNEGLADMITTIVGSLRAGFSFPQALKSVAEEAASPIKEEIDYVIKEMQFGKGIEDALKDLYERMPSEDLDLMIQAILIQRQVGGNLATVLDKIIETIRDRTKIQRQITTLTAQGRLSGYVIALLPVILGFLLYLIQPGYIGGLFHNPIGLAMVGAGVISGVIGFILIKKITTIEV is encoded by the coding sequence ATGATATCCCTGCTGATACTCTTCTTTTTATTAACATCCACTTTTTTCTTTTGGTTCTTTTTCAGGATCTTCATTCGCCCGGAAAATAAACTGCAAAGTCGAATGCAGCATTACCTATCCATTGAGGAAAAAGAAAAGGTAAGCCTAGAAAAAGTGGATGGCAAACAAATCTCTTTGCTAAAAGTGATGAATGAAAGGATTCAGAAGAAGGTTTTAACGAAGGAAAAAAACAATCGGCTTGAATTAAAAATAGCTCAAGCAGGTTTGCCGTTAAAACCAGAAGAGTATATCCTCTTTCAATGGATTTTAACCGCTTTAATCGGAGGGATATTCTATTTAATAATGGGAAATTTATTGTTTCTACCAGTAGGGAGTGTAATAGGTTTCCTGATGCCAAAGTGGTTTCTTCGGAAGAAACAACGGGAACGAGTTTCAAAATTCAATGAAGGTCTTGCAGATATGATCACTACGATTGTGGGTAGTTTGAGGGCAGGCTTTAGCTTTCCACAGGCATTGAAGTCGGTGGCTGAGGAAGCTGCATCACCAATAAAGGAAGAAATCGATTATGTAATAAAGGAAATGCAATTTGGGAAAGGGATTGAGGATGCACTCAAAGACCTATACGAACGAATGCCAAGCGAGGATCTCGATTTAATGATTCAAGCAATTTTAATCCAACGGCAAGTTGGCGGTAACCTTGCTACCGTGCTCGATAAGATTATTGAAACGATTCGTGACCGAACAAAAATTCAGAGACAAATTACCACTCTTACAGCTCAGGGGCGTTTGTCGGGCTATGTTATTGCATTATTACCAGTCATTCTCGGTTTTCTTCTTTACTTAATCCAGCCTGGTTATATTGGAGGGCTTTTTCATAATCCTATTGGGTTGGCAATGGTAGGAGCAGGAGTAATTTCAGGAGTAATCGGATTTATTTTAATTAAAAAAATCACTACCATCGAGGTGTAG
- a CDS encoding AAA family ATPase gives MTSHDNMQTAEQNMKPQRGKMIAVCSAKGGIGRTTLTVNLAVALRKKNVSVAILDGDFQFGDVNLAMDLKFSLTIKEVLEGMGSIDEHSLNNYLAVHESGVDVLTAPERPEFADLVTNEAANKIVDLLLSGHDYVVVDTPVGLNEQSIRFIEKADQILVVTNLEMASLKNTKLFLETLDILGLKDRVRIIINRANMESVINAEDAAKILAAENPIYIPNDFQICSQSINLGVPFVIKHAKSDVAKGIFKMAESLSSANSVITQKTKKSHPISKWFSKKRS, from the coding sequence ATGACAAGCCACGATAATATGCAAACTGCAGAACAAAATATGAAACCACAGCGTGGTAAGATGATTGCTGTTTGCAGTGCAAAAGGCGGGATTGGTCGTACCACACTAACTGTAAATTTAGCGGTAGCACTAAGGAAGAAAAATGTTTCGGTTGCTATTTTGGATGGGGATTTCCAATTTGGTGATGTAAATCTAGCAATGGATTTAAAATTCTCTCTCACCATTAAGGAAGTATTAGAAGGTATGGGTTCTATTGATGAGCACAGCCTCAATAATTATTTGGCTGTTCATGAAAGTGGTGTGGACGTACTAACTGCACCGGAAAGGCCGGAATTTGCGGACTTAGTTACAAATGAAGCAGCCAATAAAATAGTAGATCTTCTTTTATCTGGTCATGATTATGTTGTGGTCGATACACCAGTGGGCTTAAATGAACAATCTATACGTTTTATTGAGAAGGCGGATCAAATCTTGGTAGTAACAAACTTAGAGATGGCTTCTTTAAAAAATACAAAACTTTTCTTAGAAACGCTCGACATCCTTGGTCTTAAAGACCGGGTAAGAATCATTATAAATAGAGCAAATATGGAAAGTGTCATAAATGCAGAGGATGCAGCAAAAATATTGGCTGCAGAAAACCCAATTTATATTCCTAATGACTTTCAGATTTGTTCCCAATCCATTAATCTTGGTGTTCCATTTGTCATTAAACATGCGAAATCTGATGTTGCAAAAGGCATATTTAAAATGGCTGAGTCATTATCAAGTGCAAATAGCGTAATTACTCAGAAAACGAAGAAAAGTCATCCAATATCCAAATGGTTTTCCAAGAAACGATCGTAG
- a CDS encoding Flp family type IVb pilin, which translates to MMKKMKALLTEEQGQGMTEYGLVLGLIAVGVVAVLVALKGQITQLFKDAQTAIFGANAEG; encoded by the coding sequence ATGATGAAAAAAATGAAAGCTTTATTAACTGAAGAACAAGGACAAGGTATGACTGAGTATGGTTTGGTTTTAGGACTAATTGCAGTGGGTGTAGTGGCAGTTCTTGTTGCATTAAAAGGTCAAATTACACAATTGTTTAAGGATGCTCAAACAGCTATTTTTGGTGCTAACGCTGAAGGTTAA
- a CDS encoding TadE/TadG family type IV pilus assembly protein, which translates to MKKDERGQSLVETALIVPIFLLILVGILDFGRVIYSYAHLQMAAQETVRLGGLGKKDADISTFAHQYIHLGDQTKLQVTITPADTVRHSGDYVTVKLKYPMTFLTPMISKFFPSDFAIETSSTIRVE; encoded by the coding sequence ATGAAAAAGGATGAGCGTGGCCAATCGTTGGTGGAAACAGCGCTTATCGTTCCTATTTTTCTATTAATTTTAGTGGGAATCCTTGATTTTGGTAGAGTGATTTATTCCTATGCGCATTTGCAGATGGCTGCGCAGGAAACGGTTAGGTTAGGTGGTCTCGGGAAGAAGGATGCAGACATTTCAACCTTCGCCCACCAATATATCCATTTAGGGGATCAGACAAAATTACAGGTGACGATTACTCCAGCAGATACAGTCAGGCATTCAGGTGACTATGTAACGGTAAAGCTAAAGTATCCAATGACTTTTTTAACTCCTATGATTTCTAAGTTTTTCCCTTCAGATTTTGCCATCGAAACAAGTTCAACGATTCGCGTAGAGTGA